In Nicotiana tabacum cultivar K326 chromosome 17, ASM71507v2, whole genome shotgun sequence, one DNA window encodes the following:
- the LOC107772222 gene encoding nucleolar complex-associated protein 2 isoform X1 produces the protein MGTKNKASKKLSKKSSGVEENTDEVMPKSSTKQNVMSHVEQLKRLQEKDPEFYQFLQEHDKELLEFDDKDIDDDAETEMDGDEIEEADEGDEFDTEQLVHADGKEVKASTSVITSAMLDSWCGSIHENRSSGAIRSLMRAFRTACHYGDDAGEDAKSKWSTMSSSVFNKIMLFVLKEMDGILRGLLKLPTSGGQKQMIKDISNTKRWKSNNHLVKSYLGNALHVLNQMTDTEMISFTLRRLRFSSVFLAAFPVLLRKYMKVLLHFWGTGGGALPVVSFLFLRDLCMQLGSDCIDECIRGMYKAYLLNCQFMSATKLQHIQFLGNCFVELLRADLPNAYQHAFVFIRQLAMILREAHSGGTKTKKSSQKTNQSSKEAHNTKAKESFLKVYQWKYIHCLELWTAAICAYSSEPDFRPLAYPLTQIISGAARLVPTARYFPLRLRCIKMLNRIAASTNSFVPVSTLLLDMLEIKELHRPPTGGVGKAIDFRTVLRVSKLTLKTRAFQEACVLSVVEELAEHLAHWSYSVAFFELSFVPVVRLRNFCKSTNVERFRRETRQIIREIEANSEYTNKKRTTVSFLPNDPAAASFLEDDKNAGVSPLSKYVAMLRQRAQQRNDSLKESSVLVGQNSAVFGTKITESDDDDDDDDGKDSKGDAVFSSSWLPAGNTKAEQSTEEKQKKKKRRKELQDETAFDEDIVEDFILSSDGEDGSVSDTPSDEEVSIKQKSSVEPSKKKGKSHGKKNRKRKRSKAVASAV, from the exons GATCCTGAGTTTTATCAATTCTTGCAAGAGCATGACAAGGAACTCCTTGAATTTGACGACAAGGATATTGAT GATGATGCCGAGACTGAAATGGATGGCGACGAAATAGAAGAAGCTGATGAAGGTGATGAATTTGACACTGAACAACTTGTTCATGCAGATGGAAAGGAGGTCAAGGCATCCACAAGTGTCATCACTAGTGCAATGTTGGACTCCTGGTGTGGTTCTATTCATGAAAATAGGAGTTCGGGGGCTATTAGGTCTCTCATGAGAGCTTTCCGAACAGCTTGTCATTACGGTGATGATGCTGGTGAAGACGCTAAGTCAAAGTGGAGTACCATGTCTAGTAGTGTGTTCAACAAGATAATGTTGTTTGTTCTAAAAGAAATGGACGGAATTCTTCGTGGCCTGTTGAAATTACCAACTTCTGGTGGGCAGAAGCAGATGATAAAGGATATATCCAATACTAAACGTTGGAAGAGCAACAACCACTTGGTGAAATCATATCTCGGAAATGCTCTACATGTTCTAAACCAGATGACTGATACAGAAATGATATCATTTACATTACGAAGACTCAGATTCTCATCTGTATTTTTGGCTGCTTTTCCAGTTCTTTTAAGGAAATATATGAAG GTTCTTCTTCATTTCTGGGGTACAGGCGGAGGTGCACTACCAGTTGTCTCTTTTCTGTTTCTAAGAGACCTGTGTATGCAGCTTGGTTCTGATTGCATTGACGAGTGCATTAGAGGAATGTATAAAGCTTATTTGTTGAACTGCCAATTCATGAGTGCAACTAAGCTGCAGCATATTCAGTTTCTTGGTAATTGTTTCGTTGAACTACTTAGGGCGGATCTTCCCAATGCTTACCAGCATGCCTTTGTTTTCATTCGGCAATTAGCAATGATTTTACGGGAAGCACATAGTGGTGGTACTAAGACCAAG AAATCGTCTCAAAAGACTAACCAATCATCCAAGGAAGCACACAATACTAAGGCCAAG GAGTCATTTCTGAAGGTTTACCAGTGGAAGTATATACATTGTCTTGAGCTGTGGACTGCAGCTATCTGTGCTTACAGTTCAGAACCAGATTTTAGGCCCCTGGCTTATCCACTGACACAAATAATTTCTGGAGCAGCACGTTTGGTTCCAACTGCTCGCTATTTTCCTCTTAGATTGCGATGCATCAAAATGCTCAACAGAATTGCTGCCTCCACCAATTCTTTTGTTCCTGTTTCCACGCTCCTTTTAGACATGCTGGAGATAAAAGAATTGCATAGGCCTCCAACAGGGGGAGTTGGAAAAGCCATAGATTTTCGTACTGTTTTAAGG GTTAGCAAACTTACGTTGAAAACGAGAGCATTTCAGGAAGCATGTGTTTTATCTGTGGTTGAGGAGCTTGCTGAGCATCTTGCTCATTGGAGCTACTCAGTTGCTTTCTTTGAGCTGTCTTTTGTCCCTGTTGTTAGGTTGCGCAACTTCTGCAAGTCCACCAATGTCGAAAGATTCCGTCGTGAAACAAGGCAAATCATTCGCGAG ATTGAAGCCAATTCAGAGTACACAAACAAGAAACGCACGACAGTTTCATTTCTACCTAATGACCCAGCGGCAGCATCTTTTCTTGAG GATGATAAGAATGCAGGAGTGAGTCCTCTATCAAAATATGTCGCCATGCTCCGACAGAGAGCACAACAGAGAAACGATTCATTAAAGGAATCCAG TGTACTTGTTGGTCAAAACTCAGCCGTCTTTGGGACTAAGATAACTGAaagtgatgatgatgacgacgatgatgatgGTAAAGATAGCAAAGGAGATGCTGTCTTCAGTTCTTCTTGGCTACCTGCAGGCAATACCAA GGCCGAGCAGTCTACAGaggagaaacaaaagaaaaagaagagaaggaagGAGCTGCAAGATGAGACTGCTTTTGATGAAGACATTGTAGAGGATTTTATCCTCAGTTCTGATGGTGAGGACGGTTCCGTGAGTGACACCCCCTCCGACGAAGAAGTTAGCATAAAACAGAAGTCATCTGTAGAGCCttcaaagaagaaagggaaatctCATGGGAAAAAGAACAGGAAAAGGAAGCGATCCAAAGCAGTAGCATCTGCTGTCTGA
- the LOC107772222 gene encoding nucleolar complex-associated protein 2 isoform X2, with protein sequence MGTKNKASKKLSKKSSGVEENTDEVMPKSSTKQNVMSHVEQLKRLQEKDPEFYQFLQEHDKELLEFDDKDIDDDAETEMDGDEIEEADEGDEFDTEQLVHADGKEVKASTSVITSAMLDSWCGSIHENRSSGAIRSLMRAFRTACHYGDDAGEDAKSKWSTMSSSVFNKIMLFVLKEMDGILRGLLKLPTSGGQKQMIKDISNTKRWKSNNHLVKSYLGNALHVLNQMTDTEMISFTLRRLRFSSVFLAAFPVLLRKYMKVLLHFWGTGGGALPVVSFLFLRDLCMQLGSDCIDECIRGMYKAYLLNCQFMSATKLQHIQFLGNCFVELLRADLPNAYQHAFVFIRQLAMILREAHSGGTKTKKSSQKTNQSSKEAHNTKAKESFLKVYQWKYIHCLELWTAAICAYSSEPDFRPLAYPLTQIISGAARLVPTARYFPLRLRCIKMLNRIAASTNSFVPVSTLLLDMLEIKELHRPPTGGVGKAIDFRTVLRVSKLTLKTRAFQEACVLSVVEELAEHLAHWSYSVAFFELSFVPVVRLRNFCKSTNVERFRRETRQIIREDDKNAGVSPLSKYVAMLRQRAQQRNDSLKESSVLVGQNSAVFGTKITESDDDDDDDDGKDSKGDAVFSSSWLPAGNTKAEQSTEEKQKKKKRRKELQDETAFDEDIVEDFILSSDGEDGSVSDTPSDEEVSIKQKSSVEPSKKKGKSHGKKNRKRKRSKAVASAV encoded by the exons GATCCTGAGTTTTATCAATTCTTGCAAGAGCATGACAAGGAACTCCTTGAATTTGACGACAAGGATATTGAT GATGATGCCGAGACTGAAATGGATGGCGACGAAATAGAAGAAGCTGATGAAGGTGATGAATTTGACACTGAACAACTTGTTCATGCAGATGGAAAGGAGGTCAAGGCATCCACAAGTGTCATCACTAGTGCAATGTTGGACTCCTGGTGTGGTTCTATTCATGAAAATAGGAGTTCGGGGGCTATTAGGTCTCTCATGAGAGCTTTCCGAACAGCTTGTCATTACGGTGATGATGCTGGTGAAGACGCTAAGTCAAAGTGGAGTACCATGTCTAGTAGTGTGTTCAACAAGATAATGTTGTTTGTTCTAAAAGAAATGGACGGAATTCTTCGTGGCCTGTTGAAATTACCAACTTCTGGTGGGCAGAAGCAGATGATAAAGGATATATCCAATACTAAACGTTGGAAGAGCAACAACCACTTGGTGAAATCATATCTCGGAAATGCTCTACATGTTCTAAACCAGATGACTGATACAGAAATGATATCATTTACATTACGAAGACTCAGATTCTCATCTGTATTTTTGGCTGCTTTTCCAGTTCTTTTAAGGAAATATATGAAG GTTCTTCTTCATTTCTGGGGTACAGGCGGAGGTGCACTACCAGTTGTCTCTTTTCTGTTTCTAAGAGACCTGTGTATGCAGCTTGGTTCTGATTGCATTGACGAGTGCATTAGAGGAATGTATAAAGCTTATTTGTTGAACTGCCAATTCATGAGTGCAACTAAGCTGCAGCATATTCAGTTTCTTGGTAATTGTTTCGTTGAACTACTTAGGGCGGATCTTCCCAATGCTTACCAGCATGCCTTTGTTTTCATTCGGCAATTAGCAATGATTTTACGGGAAGCACATAGTGGTGGTACTAAGACCAAG AAATCGTCTCAAAAGACTAACCAATCATCCAAGGAAGCACACAATACTAAGGCCAAG GAGTCATTTCTGAAGGTTTACCAGTGGAAGTATATACATTGTCTTGAGCTGTGGACTGCAGCTATCTGTGCTTACAGTTCAGAACCAGATTTTAGGCCCCTGGCTTATCCACTGACACAAATAATTTCTGGAGCAGCACGTTTGGTTCCAACTGCTCGCTATTTTCCTCTTAGATTGCGATGCATCAAAATGCTCAACAGAATTGCTGCCTCCACCAATTCTTTTGTTCCTGTTTCCACGCTCCTTTTAGACATGCTGGAGATAAAAGAATTGCATAGGCCTCCAACAGGGGGAGTTGGAAAAGCCATAGATTTTCGTACTGTTTTAAGG GTTAGCAAACTTACGTTGAAAACGAGAGCATTTCAGGAAGCATGTGTTTTATCTGTGGTTGAGGAGCTTGCTGAGCATCTTGCTCATTGGAGCTACTCAGTTGCTTTCTTTGAGCTGTCTTTTGTCCCTGTTGTTAGGTTGCGCAACTTCTGCAAGTCCACCAATGTCGAAAGATTCCGTCGTGAAACAAGGCAAATCATTCGCGAG GATGATAAGAATGCAGGAGTGAGTCCTCTATCAAAATATGTCGCCATGCTCCGACAGAGAGCACAACAGAGAAACGATTCATTAAAGGAATCCAG TGTACTTGTTGGTCAAAACTCAGCCGTCTTTGGGACTAAGATAACTGAaagtgatgatgatgacgacgatgatgatgGTAAAGATAGCAAAGGAGATGCTGTCTTCAGTTCTTCTTGGCTACCTGCAGGCAATACCAA GGCCGAGCAGTCTACAGaggagaaacaaaagaaaaagaagagaaggaagGAGCTGCAAGATGAGACTGCTTTTGATGAAGACATTGTAGAGGATTTTATCCTCAGTTCTGATGGTGAGGACGGTTCCGTGAGTGACACCCCCTCCGACGAAGAAGTTAGCATAAAACAGAAGTCATCTGTAGAGCCttcaaagaagaaagggaaatctCATGGGAAAAAGAACAGGAAAAGGAAGCGATCCAAAGCAGTAGCATCTGCTGTCTGA
- the LOC107772222 gene encoding nucleolar complex-associated protein 2 isoform X3, whose translation MLDSWCGSIHENRSSGAIRSLMRAFRTACHYGDDAGEDAKSKWSTMSSSVFNKIMLFVLKEMDGILRGLLKLPTSGGQKQMIKDISNTKRWKSNNHLVKSYLGNALHVLNQMTDTEMISFTLRRLRFSSVFLAAFPVLLRKYMKVLLHFWGTGGGALPVVSFLFLRDLCMQLGSDCIDECIRGMYKAYLLNCQFMSATKLQHIQFLGNCFVELLRADLPNAYQHAFVFIRQLAMILREAHSGGTKTKKSSQKTNQSSKEAHNTKAKESFLKVYQWKYIHCLELWTAAICAYSSEPDFRPLAYPLTQIISGAARLVPTARYFPLRLRCIKMLNRIAASTNSFVPVSTLLLDMLEIKELHRPPTGGVGKAIDFRTVLRVSKLTLKTRAFQEACVLSVVEELAEHLAHWSYSVAFFELSFVPVVRLRNFCKSTNVERFRRETRQIIREIEANSEYTNKKRTTVSFLPNDPAAASFLEDDKNAGVSPLSKYVAMLRQRAQQRNDSLKESSVLVGQNSAVFGTKITESDDDDDDDDGKDSKGDAVFSSSWLPAGNTKAEQSTEEKQKKKKRRKELQDETAFDEDIVEDFILSSDGEDGSVSDTPSDEEVSIKQKSSVEPSKKKGKSHGKKNRKRKRSKAVASAV comes from the exons ATGTTGGACTCCTGGTGTGGTTCTATTCATGAAAATAGGAGTTCGGGGGCTATTAGGTCTCTCATGAGAGCTTTCCGAACAGCTTGTCATTACGGTGATGATGCTGGTGAAGACGCTAAGTCAAAGTGGAGTACCATGTCTAGTAGTGTGTTCAACAAGATAATGTTGTTTGTTCTAAAAGAAATGGACGGAATTCTTCGTGGCCTGTTGAAATTACCAACTTCTGGTGGGCAGAAGCAGATGATAAAGGATATATCCAATACTAAACGTTGGAAGAGCAACAACCACTTGGTGAAATCATATCTCGGAAATGCTCTACATGTTCTAAACCAGATGACTGATACAGAAATGATATCATTTACATTACGAAGACTCAGATTCTCATCTGTATTTTTGGCTGCTTTTCCAGTTCTTTTAAGGAAATATATGAAG GTTCTTCTTCATTTCTGGGGTACAGGCGGAGGTGCACTACCAGTTGTCTCTTTTCTGTTTCTAAGAGACCTGTGTATGCAGCTTGGTTCTGATTGCATTGACGAGTGCATTAGAGGAATGTATAAAGCTTATTTGTTGAACTGCCAATTCATGAGTGCAACTAAGCTGCAGCATATTCAGTTTCTTGGTAATTGTTTCGTTGAACTACTTAGGGCGGATCTTCCCAATGCTTACCAGCATGCCTTTGTTTTCATTCGGCAATTAGCAATGATTTTACGGGAAGCACATAGTGGTGGTACTAAGACCAAG AAATCGTCTCAAAAGACTAACCAATCATCCAAGGAAGCACACAATACTAAGGCCAAG GAGTCATTTCTGAAGGTTTACCAGTGGAAGTATATACATTGTCTTGAGCTGTGGACTGCAGCTATCTGTGCTTACAGTTCAGAACCAGATTTTAGGCCCCTGGCTTATCCACTGACACAAATAATTTCTGGAGCAGCACGTTTGGTTCCAACTGCTCGCTATTTTCCTCTTAGATTGCGATGCATCAAAATGCTCAACAGAATTGCTGCCTCCACCAATTCTTTTGTTCCTGTTTCCACGCTCCTTTTAGACATGCTGGAGATAAAAGAATTGCATAGGCCTCCAACAGGGGGAGTTGGAAAAGCCATAGATTTTCGTACTGTTTTAAGG GTTAGCAAACTTACGTTGAAAACGAGAGCATTTCAGGAAGCATGTGTTTTATCTGTGGTTGAGGAGCTTGCTGAGCATCTTGCTCATTGGAGCTACTCAGTTGCTTTCTTTGAGCTGTCTTTTGTCCCTGTTGTTAGGTTGCGCAACTTCTGCAAGTCCACCAATGTCGAAAGATTCCGTCGTGAAACAAGGCAAATCATTCGCGAG ATTGAAGCCAATTCAGAGTACACAAACAAGAAACGCACGACAGTTTCATTTCTACCTAATGACCCAGCGGCAGCATCTTTTCTTGAG GATGATAAGAATGCAGGAGTGAGTCCTCTATCAAAATATGTCGCCATGCTCCGACAGAGAGCACAACAGAGAAACGATTCATTAAAGGAATCCAG TGTACTTGTTGGTCAAAACTCAGCCGTCTTTGGGACTAAGATAACTGAaagtgatgatgatgacgacgatgatgatgGTAAAGATAGCAAAGGAGATGCTGTCTTCAGTTCTTCTTGGCTACCTGCAGGCAATACCAA GGCCGAGCAGTCTACAGaggagaaacaaaagaaaaagaagagaaggaagGAGCTGCAAGATGAGACTGCTTTTGATGAAGACATTGTAGAGGATTTTATCCTCAGTTCTGATGGTGAGGACGGTTCCGTGAGTGACACCCCCTCCGACGAAGAAGTTAGCATAAAACAGAAGTCATCTGTAGAGCCttcaaagaagaaagggaaatctCATGGGAAAAAGAACAGGAAAAGGAAGCGATCCAAAGCAGTAGCATCTGCTGTCTGA